In Streptomyces sp. SLBN-118, the following are encoded in one genomic region:
- a CDS encoding long-chain fatty acid--CoA ligase, whose amino-acid sequence MSVDLVVPAGAPVPVEPHKKRVNGVVMEVSVPALVPAVTHGSLADIPFHNAREAPHDAVLSVKDAHGTWQDVTAAQFAEDVLAVAKGLIAEGLEPGDRVAIMSRTTYEWTLIDFAAWAAGLVTVPVYPTSSAFQARWIVDNSGAVACFVETAAQARMISQERRQLPGLAHLWAFDTGAVAQLRKAGEQGGIPDAVVTARRAGLSPDTIATLIYTSGTTGRPKGCVLTHANFFAEVDNAVELLYPVFKSVSKEPASTLLFLPLSHVFGRMVAIGCLRARVRLGHAPSIQTEDLLADLAGFRPTFLLAIPYVLEKVYNTGRATAEKLGRASSFDRAAKIAQRYGRAVEAAEHGTGPGPSLGLRAARALYDPLVYRRIRAALGGKVRYAICGGSPLGSRLASFYAGAGIEVFEGYGLTETTAASTATPPLRPRLGTVGWPLPGTAVRIADDGEVLLRGGQVCVGYWDSERGVAAPLTDPEGWLPTGDLGALDDDGYLTITGRKKDIIITSGGKNVAPAPLEDWLRAHPLVAQCMVVGDNRSYITALLTLEQDGIDHWRRMKKKTHLPLADLVQDGELLDALQRAVDEANRLVSRAESIRRFKVLTADFTEESGHLTPSLKLKRTAIARDFEAEIESLYDGRRD is encoded by the coding sequence GTGTCAGTCGATCTGGTTGTTCCCGCCGGTGCCCCCGTGCCGGTGGAACCGCACAAGAAGCGGGTGAACGGCGTCGTCATGGAGGTGTCCGTGCCGGCGCTCGTGCCGGCCGTCACCCACGGCTCGCTCGCCGACATCCCCTTCCACAACGCCCGCGAGGCGCCCCACGATGCGGTCCTCAGCGTCAAGGACGCCCACGGCACCTGGCAGGACGTGACCGCGGCGCAGTTCGCAGAGGACGTCCTCGCCGTCGCGAAGGGGCTGATCGCCGAAGGGCTGGAGCCGGGCGACCGTGTGGCGATCATGTCCCGTACGACGTACGAGTGGACGCTCATCGACTTCGCCGCCTGGGCGGCCGGCCTGGTCACCGTCCCCGTCTATCCGACCTCCTCCGCCTTCCAGGCGCGCTGGATCGTCGACAACTCCGGGGCCGTCGCCTGCTTCGTCGAGACCGCCGCACAGGCCAGGATGATCAGCCAGGAACGCCGGCAACTGCCCGGCCTCGCCCACCTGTGGGCGTTCGACACCGGGGCAGTCGCCCAGCTCCGCAAGGCAGGCGAGCAGGGCGGGATCCCGGACGCCGTCGTCACGGCGCGCAGGGCGGGACTGTCGCCGGACACGATCGCGACGCTGATCTACACCTCGGGCACCACCGGCCGCCCGAAAGGCTGCGTGCTCACCCACGCCAACTTCTTCGCCGAAGTCGACAACGCGGTCGAACTGCTGTACCCCGTCTTCAAGTCGGTGAGCAAGGAGCCCGCCTCGACCCTGCTGTTCCTCCCCCTCTCCCACGTCTTCGGCCGCATGGTCGCCATCGGCTGCCTGCGCGCCCGGGTGCGGCTCGGGCACGCACCCTCCATACAGACCGAGGACCTGCTCGCCGACTTGGCCGGCTTCCGGCCGACGTTCCTGCTGGCGATCCCGTACGTATTGGAGAAGGTCTACAACACTGGCCGCGCCACCGCCGAGAAACTGGGCCGCGCCTCCTCCTTCGACCGCGCCGCGAAGATCGCCCAGCGCTACGGGCGGGCTGTGGAGGCGGCCGAACACGGCACCGGCCCCGGCCCTTCGCTCGGCCTCAGGGCGGCTCGGGCCCTGTACGACCCGCTGGTCTACCGCCGGATCAGGGCGGCGCTCGGCGGCAAAGTTCGGTACGCGATCTGCGGCGGCTCGCCCCTGGGCAGCCGGCTCGCCTCGTTCTACGCGGGTGCCGGCATCGAGGTCTTCGAGGGTTACGGACTCACCGAGACCACCGCCGCCTCGACGGCGACCCCGCCACTGCGGCCCCGGCTCGGCACGGTCGGCTGGCCGCTGCCGGGCACGGCGGTGCGCATCGCCGACGATGGCGAGGTGCTGCTGCGCGGCGGCCAGGTCTGCGTCGGCTATTGGGACAGTGAGCGCGGCGTGGCCGCACCCCTGACGGACCCCGAGGGCTGGTTGCCCACCGGCGACCTCGGGGCCCTGGACGACGACGGATATCTGACGATCACCGGACGCAAGAAGGACATCATCATCACGTCCGGCGGCAAGAACGTCGCGCCCGCCCCGCTGGAGGACTGGCTGCGCGCTCATCCGCTGGTGGCACAGTGCATGGTCGTCGGTGACAACCGCTCGTACATCACTGCACTGCTCACGCTCGAGCAGGACGGCATCGACCACTGGCGGCGGATGAAGAAGAAGACCCATCTGCCACTGGCCGATCTGGTCCAGGACGGGGAGTTGCTGGACGCGCTCCAGCGCGCGGTCGACGAGGCCAACCGGCTGGTCTCACGGGCGGAGTCGATCCGCCGCTTCAAGGTGCTGACCGCGGACTTCACGGAAGAGAGCGGCCATCTGACGCCGTCTCTGAAGTTGAAGCGCACGGCGATCGCCCGTGACTTCGAGGCGGAGATCGAGTCCCTGTACGACGGCCGGCGGGACTGA
- a CDS encoding recombinase family protein: MTVLMLWERVDGGKVTGRQRERLVAVYIRQSSMQQVLDHQESTRLQYALVDRAVALGWSAERVLVIDEDLGKSGAGGVARSGFQKLVSEIGLNHVGLVLGIEKSRLARSGRNWYELMELCAVSGALLGDTEGLYDPTDYSDRLLLGLKGAMAEAELHLIKRLQGLSAVHAGKAPTALKETKALVRACPLSTR; this comes from the coding sequence ATGACCGTGCTCATGCTGTGGGAGCGGGTGGACGGCGGCAAGGTGACTGGCCGTCAACGGGAGCGGCTCGTAGCGGTCTACATCAGGCAGTCGTCGATGCAGCAGGTCCTGGATCATCAGGAGTCGACCCGGCTGCAGTACGCGCTGGTGGATCGGGCGGTGGCGCTGGGCTGGTCGGCCGAGCGGGTGCTGGTGATCGATGAGGACCTGGGCAAGTCCGGTGCCGGCGGGGTGGCCCGCAGCGGCTTCCAGAAGTTGGTCAGCGAGATCGGGCTGAACCACGTCGGGCTGGTGTTGGGCATCGAGAAGTCGCGGCTGGCTCGCTCGGGCCGGAACTGGTACGAGTTGATGGAGCTGTGCGCGGTTTCCGGCGCCCTGCTGGGCGATACCGAGGGCCTCTACGACCCGACCGACTACAGTGACAGGCTCCTGCTGGGCTTGAAGGGCGCGATGGCCGAGGCCGAGCTCCACCTGATCAAGAGGTTGCAGGGACTTTCCGCTGTGCACGCAGGGAAGGCCCCGACAGCGCTGAAAGAGACGAAGGCGCTGGTCAGGGCCTGTCCCCTCAGCACTCGATGA
- a CDS encoding AAA family ATPase has product MTLQRSEACATTAGVPARPALPARRLLGAPVPVLRDLRDRSGRSPRSLVFAVGDVVVVSGLPGSGKSTLIRRAATGRGIDSQDTRDRWDARMPRLLPYAVYRPLVRLAHYAGLRRALRSGESVVVHDCGTQAWVRRWLAREARRRGSGLHLLLLDVSPKVARAGQRERGRGVSGYAFARHRRAVGRLIADAEAGRLPVGCASAVLLDRDAAGALGRVGFR; this is encoded by the coding sequence ATGACGTTGCAGAGGTCCGAGGCCTGCGCGACGACCGCGGGGGTGCCGGCCCGGCCGGCCCTGCCCGCGCGGCGACTGCTCGGGGCGCCCGTGCCCGTGCTGCGTGACCTCAGGGACCGCTCCGGGCGCAGCCCGAGAAGTCTGGTCTTCGCCGTCGGCGACGTGGTCGTCGTCTCCGGCCTGCCCGGCAGCGGAAAGTCCACGCTGATCCGGCGCGCGGCGACCGGGCGCGGCATCGACTCGCAGGACACCCGCGACCGGTGGGACGCGCGGATGCCGCGGCTGCTGCCGTACGCCGTCTACCGCCCGCTGGTCCGCCTAGCCCACTACGCCGGACTGCGGCGCGCGCTGCGCTCCGGCGAGAGCGTCGTCGTACACGACTGCGGCACCCAGGCCTGGGTGCGGCGCTGGCTGGCCCGCGAGGCGCGGCGCCGGGGGAGCGGGCTGCATCTGCTCCTGCTCGACGTGAGCCCGAAGGTCGCGCGTGCGGGCCAGCGTGAGCGCGGCCGCGGCGTCTCCGGATACGCCTTCGCCCGGCACCGGCGGGCGGTGGGCCGCCTGATCGCGGACGCGGAGGCCGGGCGGCTGCCGGTGGGCTGCGCGTCGGCGGTCCTGCTCGACCGCGACGCGGCGGGGGCGCTGGGACGGGTCGGCTTCCGGTAG
- a CDS encoding enhanced serine sensitivity protein SseB, whose product MHTPEHAQPHPYGGWPANELEEVLAASLGNASAGGRLVEVLGRSQVWVPLPNGGSNDSPNLDLPTMEIEGAAYVPVFSSEQQFMACVGSHMSFTVAPAREFARGLPPQLGIAVNPGGTVGAPLPPLAVAELCRVGRTPLDGPASGGRVRLFEPDWQEEPVDFLAAAAGEFESSGVVLSARRALASVEGEPPSLFVGVQVSSREAVERNAPMDALGRALGRVQVPWPVNLVLLDVAQDPVGQWMLERVRPFYQRQHA is encoded by the coding sequence ATGCACACACCCGAGCACGCCCAACCGCACCCCTACGGCGGCTGGCCGGCCAACGAGCTCGAAGAGGTGCTCGCTGCCTCCCTCGGCAACGCATCCGCCGGAGGGCGTCTCGTCGAGGTGCTCGGCCGCAGCCAGGTCTGGGTGCCGCTGCCCAACGGCGGCAGCAACGACAGTCCGAATCTCGATCTGCCCACGATGGAGATCGAGGGCGCCGCATACGTCCCGGTCTTCAGCTCCGAGCAGCAGTTCATGGCCTGCGTCGGCAGCCATATGTCCTTCACCGTGGCCCCCGCCCGCGAGTTCGCCCGCGGACTGCCTCCGCAGCTCGGCATCGCCGTCAATCCGGGCGGCACCGTCGGTGCCCCGCTGCCCCCGCTCGCCGTCGCCGAACTGTGCAGGGTCGGCCGCACGCCCCTGGACGGCCCCGCGAGCGGCGGCAGGGTCAGGCTCTTCGAGCCGGACTGGCAGGAGGAGCCCGTGGACTTCCTGGCCGCCGCGGCCGGCGAGTTCGAGTCTTCAGGGGTGGTCCTGAGCGCCCGCCGCGCGCTCGCATCCGTCGAGGGCGAGCCGCCCTCCCTTTTCGTCGGTGTCCAGGTCTCCTCCCGGGAGGCCGTCGAACGCAATGCCCCCATGGACGCCCTCGGCCGGGCGCTGGGCCGGGTCCAGGTGCCCTGGCCGGTCAATCTCGTACTTCTGGATGTCGCGCAGGACCCGGTCGGACAGTGGATGCTTGAGCGCGTGCGGCCCTTCTACCAACGACAGCACGCGTAG
- a CDS encoding L-serine ammonia-lyase produces the protein MAISVFDLFSIGIGPSSSHTVGPMRAARMFARRLKNEGLLAHTTAIRAELFGSLGATGHGHGTPKAVLLGLEGNSPRTVDVETADAQVEAIRSSGRLSLLGVHEIGFDFDEDLVLHRRKALPYHANGMTIFAYDAAGSLVLEKTYYSVGGGFVVDEDAVGEDRIVLDDTVLKYPFRTGDDLLRLTGETGLSISALMLENEKAWRSEEEIREGLLEIWRVMQACVARGMSREGILPGGLKVRRRAANSARQLRAAGDPLAHAMEWITLYAMAVNEENAAGGRVVTAPTNGAAGIIPAVLHYYMNFVPGADEEGVVRFLLAAGAIGMLFKENASISGAEVGCQGEVGSACSMAAGALAEVLGGTPEQVENAAEIGMEHNLGLTCDPVGGLVQIPCIERNGMAAVKAVTAAKMAMRGDGSHKVSLDKVIKTMKETGADMSVKYKETARGGLAVNIIEC, from the coding sequence GTGGCCATCTCGGTCTTCGACCTGTTCTCGATCGGCATCGGCCCGTCCAGCTCCCATACGGTCGGCCCGATGCGCGCCGCCCGTATGTTCGCGCGGCGCCTCAAGAACGAGGGCCTGCTGGCCCACACCACCGCGATACGGGCCGAGCTCTTCGGCTCGCTCGGGGCGACCGGCCACGGCCACGGCACCCCCAAGGCCGTCCTGCTGGGCCTGGAGGGCAACTCCCCGCGCACCGTCGATGTCGAGACCGCGGACGCCCAGGTCGAGGCCATCCGCAGCAGCGGCAGGCTCAGTCTGCTCGGGGTTCACGAGATCGGCTTCGACTTCGACGAGGACCTGGTGCTGCACCGCCGCAAGGCGCTGCCGTACCACGCCAACGGCATGACGATCTTTGCCTACGACGCCGCGGGCTCCCTGGTCCTGGAGAAGACGTACTACTCGGTCGGCGGCGGTTTCGTGGTCGACGAGGACGCGGTGGGCGAGGACCGGATCGTCCTCGACGACACCGTGCTCAAGTACCCCTTCCGCACCGGCGACGACCTGCTGCGGCTCACCGGGGAGACCGGCCTGTCCATCTCCGCCCTGATGCTGGAGAACGAGAAGGCCTGGCGCTCCGAGGAGGAGATCCGCGAGGGTCTGCTGGAGATCTGGCGGGTCATGCAGGCCTGTGTTGCGCGCGGCATGTCCCGCGAGGGCATCCTTCCCGGCGGCCTCAAGGTCCGCCGCCGCGCGGCCAACTCCGCCCGTCAGCTGCGCGCCGCGGGCGACCCGCTGGCCCACGCCATGGAGTGGATCACGCTCTACGCGATGGCCGTGAACGAGGAGAACGCCGCGGGCGGCCGGGTCGTCACCGCCCCCACCAACGGCGCCGCGGGCATCATCCCGGCCGTGCTGCACTACTACATGAACTTCGTGCCCGGCGCCGACGAGGAGGGCGTGGTCCGTTTCCTGCTCGCCGCGGGCGCGATCGGCATGCTCTTCAAGGAGAACGCCTCCATCTCGGGCGCCGAGGTCGGCTGCCAGGGCGAGGTCGGCTCGGCCTGCTCGATGGCGGCGGGCGCGCTCGCCGAGGTGCTGGGCGGCACCCCCGAGCAGGTCGAGAACGCCGCCGAGATCGGCATGGAACACAACCTCGGGCTGACCTGCGACCCGGTGGGCGGTCTGGTCCAGATCCCGTGCATCGAGCGCAACGGTATGGCGGCCGTGAAGGCCGTGACGGCGGCGAAGATGGCGATGCGCGGCGACGGCAGCCACAAGGTCTCGCTCGACAAGGTCATCAAGACGATGAAGGAGACCGGCGCGGACATGTCGGTGAAGTACAAGGAGACCGCGCGCGGCGGTCTCGCGGTGAACATCATCGAGTGCTGA
- a CDS encoding ABC transporter permease, whose amino-acid sequence MTAPIETTGSQTDVAPEAVLKGVESKQIEGRSLGQIAWTRFKRDKVAVVGGIVVVLLILTAALSRPIQSMLGLDPNQFHQDLIDPNTTLPKGDFGGMSWDHPLGVEPKFGRDILARILEGSWVSLVVAFGATVLSNAIGTILGVVAGYYGGRVDTVISRLMDTFLAFPLLLFAIAISATLQGGAFGLEGLPLHLLVLIFVIGFFNWPYMGRIVRGQALALREREFVDAARGMGARGPYILFKELLPNLVAPIIVYSTLLIPTNIIFEASLSFLGVGIQPPQASWGGMLNQAKDFFEVDPQYMVVPGLAIFVTVLAFNLLGDGLRDALDPRSR is encoded by the coding sequence ATGACCGCACCCATTGAGACCACTGGATCGCAGACCGACGTTGCGCCCGAGGCTGTGCTGAAGGGCGTCGAGTCCAAGCAGATCGAGGGCCGTTCGCTCGGGCAGATCGCCTGGACGCGCTTCAAGCGCGACAAGGTGGCCGTCGTAGGCGGCATCGTCGTGGTGCTGCTGATTCTGACAGCCGCGCTCTCGAGACCGATCCAGTCGATGCTCGGGCTCGACCCGAACCAGTTCCACCAGGACCTCATCGACCCGAACACCACCCTTCCCAAGGGCGACTTCGGCGGAATGAGCTGGGACCACCCGCTGGGTGTCGAGCCGAAGTTCGGCCGCGACATCCTCGCCCGCATCCTTGAGGGCTCCTGGGTGTCCCTCGTGGTGGCCTTCGGTGCCACGGTTCTCTCCAACGCCATCGGCACCATCCTGGGTGTCGTGGCCGGCTACTACGGCGGGCGGGTCGACACGGTCATCAGCCGCCTGATGGACACGTTCCTCGCGTTCCCGCTGCTGCTGTTCGCCATCGCCATCTCCGCCACGCTGCAGGGCGGCGCCTTCGGTCTCGAAGGCCTGCCGCTCCACCTCCTCGTACTGATCTTTGTCATCGGCTTCTTCAACTGGCCCTATATGGGCCGGATTGTCCGGGGTCAGGCGCTGGCGCTGCGTGAGCGGGAGTTCGTGGACGCCGCGCGCGGGATGGGGGCCCGCGGCCCCTACATCCTCTTCAAGGAACTGCTGCCGAACCTCGTCGCGCCGATCATCGTCTACTCGACGCTGCTCATCCCGACCAACATCATCTTCGAGGCTTCGCTCAGCTTCCTCGGCGTCGGGATCCAGCCTCCCCAGGCCTCCTGGGGAGGAATGCTCAACCAGGCAAAGGACTTCTTCGAGGTCGACCCGCAGTACATGGTCGTGCCCGGCCTTGCCATCTTCGTCACCGTGCTGGCGTTCAACCTGCTCGGTGACGGCCTCCGGGATGCGCTCGACCCACGCAGCCGCTGA
- the gcvH gene encoding glycine cleavage system protein GcvH — MSNPQQLRYSKEHEWLSAAEDGVSTVGITEHAANALGDVVFVQLPEVGDTVTAGETCGELESTKSVSDLYSPVTGEVVAANQDVVDDPSLVNSAPFEGGWLFKVRVAEEPKDLLSADEYTQFSG; from the coding sequence ATGAGCAACCCCCAGCAGCTGCGCTACAGCAAGGAGCACGAGTGGCTGTCGGCCGCCGAGGACGGCGTGTCGACGGTCGGTATCACGGAGCACGCGGCCAACGCGCTCGGCGACGTGGTGTTCGTACAGCTCCCGGAGGTCGGTGACACGGTGACCGCGGGCGAGACCTGCGGCGAGCTGGAGTCGACCAAGTCCGTCAGCGACCTGTACTCCCCGGTCACCGGTGAGGTCGTCGCGGCCAACCAGGACGTCGTGGACGACCCGTCGCTGGTGAACTCCGCCCCCTTCGAGGGTGGCTGGCTGTTCAAGGTGCGCGTCGCGGAGGAGCCGAAGGATCTTCTCTCCGCCGACGAGTACACCCAGTTCTCCGGCTGA
- a CDS encoding enhanced serine sensitivity protein SseB C-terminal domain-containing protein, producing the protein MSASGTAAAGQVEHMLRQVTPGRYDAYEALLQAIADPAGGRLWMLLWHGQSGSPDAQYGNMEVDGVGYAPCVTSAQELSASGWNRAHEVIGGPDIARALYPERWGIWLNPHAPGGGVGIPWLDLRRIATGLDRMPAGPLRLSEPAIEIPQFYALLSQNAHRTPAVRSLRRAWVQPALGAPYLAIGLDLYDTSRQSVDTVRAMMQQSIAAVPDGLPVSTVAMSDEYDPVTMWLRANARPFYDRDAHGGAPAGGGYGYPPPHGP; encoded by the coding sequence GTGAGTGCGTCAGGCACCGCGGCGGCGGGGCAGGTCGAGCACATGCTGCGCCAGGTGACACCCGGACGCTACGACGCGTACGAGGCGCTGCTGCAGGCCATCGCCGACCCGGCGGGCGGCAGGCTCTGGATGCTGCTCTGGCACGGCCAGTCCGGCTCACCCGACGCCCAGTACGGGAACATGGAGGTCGACGGCGTCGGCTACGCGCCGTGCGTGACCTCCGCCCAGGAGCTCTCCGCCTCGGGCTGGAACCGCGCGCACGAAGTGATCGGCGGCCCCGACATCGCCCGCGCCCTCTATCCCGAGCGCTGGGGGATCTGGCTCAATCCGCATGCCCCCGGCGGCGGCGTCGGCATCCCCTGGCTCGACCTTCGCCGGATCGCCACCGGACTCGACCGAATGCCCGCAGGACCCCTGCGGCTGTCCGAACCGGCCATCGAGATCCCGCAGTTCTACGCCCTGCTCTCGCAGAACGCCCACCGCACACCCGCGGTCCGCTCCCTGCGCCGTGCCTGGGTGCAGCCCGCGCTCGGTGCTCCGTATCTCGCCATCGGGCTCGATCTGTACGACACGAGCAGGCAGTCCGTGGACACGGTGCGGGCGATGATGCAGCAGTCGATCGCCGCGGTCCCTGACGGGCTGCCGGTCTCCACGGTCGCGATGTCCGACGAGTACGACCCGGTGACGATGTGGCTGCGGGCCAATGCCCGCCCCTTCTACGACCGCGACGCTCACGGCGGCGCACCAGCAGGCGGAGGCTACGGCTACCCTCCGCCCCACGGCCCCTGA
- the glyA gene encoding serine hydroxymethyltransferase, producing MSLLNTPLHELDPDVAAAVDAELHRQQSTLEMIASENFAPVAVMEAQGSVLTNKYAEGYPGRRYYGGCEHVDVVEQIAIDRIKALFGAEHANVQPHSGAQANAAAMFALLKPGDTIMGLNLAHGGHLTHGMKINFSGKLYNVVAYHVDEQTGQVDMAEVERLAKESKPKLIVAGWSAYPRQLDFAAFRRIADEVGAYLMVDMAHFAGLVAAGLHPNPVPHAHVVTTTTHKTLGGPRGGVILSTQELAKKINSAVFPGQQGGPLEHVIAAKAVSFKVAASEEFKERQQRTLDGARILAERLVQDDVTEHGVSVLSGGTDVHLVLVDLRNSELDGRQAEDRLHEVGITVNRNAIPNDPRPPMVTSGLRIGTPALATRGFTDEDFREVADIIAEALKPSYDTEALSARVSALAAKHPLYPGL from the coding sequence ATGTCGCTTCTCAACACCCCTCTCCACGAGCTGGACCCGGACGTCGCCGCCGCCGTCGACGCCGAGCTCCACCGCCAGCAGTCCACCCTCGAGATGATCGCCTCGGAGAACTTCGCTCCGGTCGCCGTCATGGAGGCCCAGGGCTCCGTCCTCACCAACAAGTACGCCGAGGGCTATCCGGGCCGCCGCTACTACGGCGGCTGCGAGCACGTCGATGTCGTCGAGCAGATCGCCATCGACCGCATCAAGGCCCTGTTCGGCGCCGAGCACGCCAACGTGCAGCCGCACTCGGGCGCCCAGGCGAACGCGGCCGCGATGTTCGCGCTGCTCAAGCCGGGCGACACGATCATGGGCCTGAACCTCGCCCACGGCGGTCACCTGACCCACGGCATGAAGATCAACTTCTCCGGCAAGCTGTACAACGTGGTCGCGTACCACGTCGACGAGCAGACCGGTCAGGTCGACATGGCCGAGGTCGAGCGGCTCGCCAAGGAGTCCAAGCCGAAGCTGATCGTGGCCGGCTGGTCCGCGTACCCGCGTCAGCTGGACTTCGCCGCCTTCCGCCGGATCGCGGACGAGGTCGGCGCGTATCTGATGGTCGACATGGCCCACTTCGCGGGCCTGGTCGCCGCCGGGCTGCACCCCAACCCGGTGCCGCACGCGCATGTCGTCACCACCACCACGCACAAGACCCTCGGCGGTCCGCGTGGCGGTGTGATCCTTTCGACGCAGGAACTCGCCAAGAAGATCAACTCTGCGGTCTTCCCGGGCCAGCAGGGCGGCCCGCTGGAGCACGTCATCGCGGCGAAGGCGGTCTCCTTCAAGGTCGCGGCCTCCGAGGAATTCAAGGAGCGCCAGCAGCGCACGCTGGACGGCGCCCGCATCCTCGCGGAGCGCCTGGTCCAGGACGACGTCACGGAGCACGGCGTCTCCGTCCTGTCGGGCGGCACGGACGTGCACCTGGTGCTGGTCGACCTGCGCAATTCCGAGCTGGACGGCCGGCAGGCCGAGGACCGCCTCCACGAGGTGGGCATCACGGTCAACCGCAACGCCATTCCGAACGACCCCCGGCCGCCGATGGTCACGTCGGGTCTGCGGATCGGCACCCCGGCGCTGGCCACCCGCGGCTTCACGGACGAGGACTTCCGCGAGGTCGCGGACATCATCGCCGAGGCGCTGAAGCCGTCGTACGACACCGAGGCACTGAGCGCACGGGTCTCGGCGCTCGCCGCGAAGCACCCGCTCTACCCCGGTCTGTAA
- the gcvT gene encoding glycine cleavage system aminomethyltransferase GcvT, translating into MCNAPRLTALDALHRSLGATMTDFAGWDMPLRYASERDEHNAVRTKAGLFDLSHMGEITVTGPRAADLLDYALVGNIGSVGVGRARYTMICREDGGIVDDLIVYRLGESEYMVVANAGNAQIVLDALTERSRGFDAEVRDDRDAYALIAVQGPESPGILKSLTDADLDGLKYYAGLPGTVAGVPALIARTGYTGEDGFELFVEPQYAEKLWQALTEAGAPVGLIPCGLSCRDTLRLEAGMPLYGHELTTALTPFDAGLGRVVKFEKTTNDSRFVGREALQAAAERAETEPPRRLVGLIAEGRRVPRAGMSVVAGGEVIGEVTSGAPSPTLGKPIAMAYVDPAHAAPGTQGVGVDIRGTHEPYEVVALPFYKRQK; encoded by the coding sequence ATGTGCAACGCCCCCCGTCTGACTGCCCTCGACGCCCTGCACCGGTCTCTCGGCGCGACCATGACCGACTTCGCGGGCTGGGACATGCCGCTGCGGTACGCCAGTGAGCGCGACGAGCACAATGCCGTCCGTACGAAGGCGGGACTCTTCGACCTCTCCCACATGGGCGAGATCACGGTCACCGGTCCCCGGGCCGCCGATCTGCTCGACTACGCGCTGGTCGGCAACATCGGTTCCGTCGGCGTCGGCCGCGCCCGCTACACGATGATCTGCCGGGAGGACGGCGGCATCGTCGACGATCTGATCGTGTACCGCCTCGGCGAGAGCGAGTACATGGTCGTCGCCAACGCGGGCAACGCGCAGATCGTTCTCGACGCGCTGACCGAGCGCTCCCGCGGCTTCGACGCCGAGGTCCGCGACGACCGCGACGCGTACGCCCTGATCGCTGTCCAGGGCCCCGAGTCCCCCGGCATCCTGAAGTCCCTCACCGACGCCGACCTCGACGGCCTCAAGTACTACGCGGGCCTGCCCGGCACCGTCGCGGGCGTCCCCGCCCTGATCGCCCGCACCGGCTACACCGGTGAGGACGGCTTCGAGCTCTTCGTCGAGCCGCAGTACGCCGAGAAGCTCTGGCAGGCGCTGACCGAGGCCGGTGCCCCGGTCGGTCTGATCCCCTGTGGGCTCTCCTGCCGCGACACCCTGCGCCTGGAGGCGGGCATGCCGCTGTACGGGCATGAGCTGACCACCGCGCTGACCCCGTTCGACGCGGGTCTCGGCCGGGTCGTGAAGTTCGAGAAGACCACCAACGACAGCCGCTTCGTGGGCCGCGAGGCCCTGCAGGCCGCCGCCGAACGCGCCGAGACCGAGCCGCCGCGCAGGCTCGTAGGTCTGATCGCCGAGGGCCGCCGGGTCCCGCGCGCCGGCATGTCCGTCGTCGCCGGCGGCGAGGTGATCGGTGAGGTCACCTCGGGCGCCCCTTCGCCGACCCTGGGCAAGCCGATCGCCATGGCCTACGTGGACCCGGCGCACGCCGCACCGGGCACTCAGGGCGTCGGCGTGGACATCCGCGGTACGCATGAGCCGTACGAGGTTGTCGCGCTGCCGTTCTACAAGCGCCAGAAGTGA